The following nucleotide sequence is from Candidatus Eisenbacteria bacterium.
CGGAACCGCGATTCCGAGCGCCGTCGGGTAGCCGTGCGTCGGACTCGGGCAGCACTGCTCGGGCACGTAGCCGCCGCTCTGCAGCACCGAACGAATGAGCGGGTCCTGCATGCCGCAATTGGTCGAGAAGAACGCGGTCTTCTCGCCGAGCTTCTTGATCTCTCGCGGCTGATCTTCGAGCACGAACTGCTGAGTCGCCGGCAGGCCGCCCTCGGCCATCGGGTCCGGCGCGGTCACGAAGTGGAACTCGATGCCCTGCTTCGCCGACTCTTCCTTCATGATGTCGCGGCGCCGCGCCAGCAGCTCCTGCGACATGTGGCGCGGAAACGAGTAGTGCACGAAGTGCTTGGCGCCCATCGCCACTGCTTCCGCGATGATGGTGCGACCGCGCGCCATCTGGTCGGGCTGAACGGAGACGTTGGCGGCTTCGTTCACCAGCGCCGGATCCTCATGCGCCTCCACGAAGCCGATCAGGATGTCGGGGCGCTGCTCGCGAATCTTGCGAGCGGCCGCGATCGAGCCCGGGATCGCCTGGCCCACTACGATCACCTTGACCTCGGGGTCGGCCGCAAGCCCGCTCAACTGCGCGATGACCGTCTCCTGCTCGACCATGAAGTTGTCGGGGTAGGT
It contains:
- a CDS encoding DUF3798 domain-containing protein, with the translated sequence MPRKLTMVFAVALLALAGCSNQQQAKAPTDSQTAANATGFKIGLMTGTVSQNEEEFQAGQQLAIKYGARLKHVTYPDNFMVEQETVIAQLSGLAADPEVKVIVVGQAIPGSIAAARKIREQRPDILIGFVEAHEDPALVNEAANVSVQPDQMARGRTIIAEAVAMGAKHFVHYSFPRHMSQELLARRRDIMKEESAKQGIEFHFVTAPDPMAEGGLPATQQFVLEDQPREIKKLGEKTAFFSTNCGMQDPLIRSVLQSGGYVPEQCCPSPTHGYPTALGIAVPAEKAGDIAFINSENKRIIAEHKMSGHFGTWVAPESMVAIRAVTNLLVDAVDGKADYKDMSTVQKYLETEAGAPVKISKYDMQKGSQYLILLDHQVY